A window of the bacterium genome harbors these coding sequences:
- the rpoB gene encoding DNA-directed RNA polymerase subunit beta — protein MNNNRISFGAIKSVMDVPDLLNIQTETFEEFIQLDKLPEDRENKGLQKVFIDNFPIFDNKENYRLDFINYSVEKARFSVEECMERGLTFAAPLKAKLRLSAKDPDTEEFVNSVEQEVYLGSVPFMTEKGTFVINGAERVVVSQLHRSPGVAFSETVHPNGTPIYSARIIPLRGSWVEFATDINYVLNVYIDRRKKFPATTLLRALGYTSNDEIFNLFNLVEEVKVNKTDLTSYIGRAIASDVFDMSTGEIFLSGGSYLTEEDLERLTEAEIETIRFLSRDTSPEQDLIVNTLKKDTSQSKEEALYAIYRQLRSGEAPDLDTAEQLIEKLFFNDKRYDLGDVGRHRMNDKLKLDIPETTTVLTVQDIIEIIKYMIKLKNGLEPVDDIDHLGNRRVRTVGEQLSQQFNVGMARMARTIKERMNMRDTENFTPQDLVNARTITSVINAFFGTNQLSQFMDQTNPLAELTHKRRMSALGPGGLTRERAGFEVRDVHYTHYGRLCPIETPEGPNIGLISSLTIFARVNRYGFLETPYRKVGKGKVTKDVEFLSAEQEDIFTIAQANALLDEQSRFVRERVKSRLKGEFPIVAPDQVEYMDVAPAQIVSPAAALIPFLEHDDANRALMGSNMQRQAVPLLKPQTPIVGTGMEGRVARDSRTIIVAENSGVIEFVDSTKITVRYDINPNSIEAITSFNDVRRVTYNLIKFHGTNQETSINQKPYVSEGQRVEEGDVLADGQATDQGELALGRNVLVAFMPWRGYNFEDAIILSENLVKNDDFTSLHIEEFELQVRETKRGEEELTREIPNVSEEAVKNLDEYGIVREGAEVKEGDILIGKITPKGESDPTPEEKLLRAIFGDKAGDVKDASLKAPPGLRGTVIKTRLFSRKKRDAESKKAEKAMLDSLEHEHNHRLKEHYAKLVEKLTKLCEGLVTTGIRDLDGTVALRANTTIKDTTFSAIEDVTKLDYTLDWFDSKKTNQHIKTLFKNYFDKSAEIGEDYKREKIKIASGDELPPGIVQLAKVYVAKKRKVSVGDKMAGRHGNKGVVAKVVPVEDMPFLPDGTPVDIILNPLGVPSRMNLGQLYETALGWVGHKLGVKFATPIFDGAKVEDVEEWLGKAGLELGSKTDLYDGRSGEKFHQKVTCGFIYMMKLSHLVDDKIHARSIGPYSLITQQPLGGKAQFGGQRFGEMEVWALEGYGAAYTLQEILTIKSDDVAGRAKAYEAVVKGDNLLQPNIPESFNVLIKELQGLGLDVTIN, from the coding sequence TTGAACAATAACCGCATTTCCTTTGGAGCTATCAAATCAGTTATGGATGTGCCCGATTTACTGAATATCCAGACTGAAACTTTCGAAGAATTTATTCAGCTCGATAAACTCCCTGAAGATAGAGAGAATAAAGGTCTTCAAAAAGTATTTATTGATAACTTCCCGATTTTCGATAATAAAGAAAATTATCGACTGGATTTTATCAATTACAGCGTTGAGAAAGCAAGGTTTTCAGTTGAAGAATGCATGGAAAGAGGCTTGACTTTTGCAGCTCCTCTGAAAGCAAAATTAAGATTATCAGCAAAAGACCCTGACACAGAAGAATTTGTAAACAGTGTTGAACAGGAAGTTTATTTAGGAAGTGTTCCTTTCATGACAGAAAAAGGTACCTTCGTTATTAATGGTGCTGAACGAGTTGTTGTGTCTCAGCTTCACAGATCACCTGGTGTTGCTTTTTCGGAAACCGTTCACCCGAACGGAACTCCAATCTATTCAGCAAGAATAATACCTCTGCGTGGTTCGTGGGTTGAATTTGCTACCGATATTAATTATGTGTTAAATGTTTATATCGATAGAAGAAAGAAATTCCCCGCAACAACTTTGCTTCGAGCACTTGGCTATACAAGCAACGATGAGATATTCAATCTCTTTAATCTTGTTGAAGAAGTAAAAGTTAATAAAACTGATTTAACATCTTACATCGGAAGAGCAATTGCCAGCGATGTATTTGATATGTCAACCGGTGAAATCTTCTTAAGTGGCGGAAGTTATTTAACAGAAGAAGATCTTGAAAGACTTACAGAAGCCGAAATTGAAACTATAAGATTTTTATCGCGTGATACATCACCGGAACAGGACCTGATTGTAAATACATTAAAGAAAGATACTTCCCAGTCAAAGGAAGAAGCTCTGTATGCTATTTACAGACAGCTCAGATCAGGTGAAGCACCGGATCTTGACACTGCTGAACAGTTGATCGAAAAATTATTTTTTAACGATAAGCGATATGATTTAGGTGATGTTGGTCGTCATCGAATGAATGACAAATTGAAATTAGATATTCCCGAAACAACAACAGTTCTTACTGTACAGGATATCATCGAAATAATAAAATATATGATCAAATTGAAAAATGGTTTAGAGCCAGTCGATGATATTGATCATTTAGGAAATAGAAGAGTCCGAACTGTTGGTGAACAATTGAGTCAACAATTTAATGTTGGAATGGCGCGTATGGCAAGGACGATCAAGGAGAGAATGAACATGCGTGATACCGAAAACTTTACTCCTCAGGATCTTGTTAATGCAAGAACTATTACGAGTGTGATAAATGCTTTCTTTGGTACGAACCAGCTTTCGCAGTTTATGGATCAGACAAATCCATTGGCTGAACTTACACATAAGAGAAGAATGTCAGCATTAGGACCGGGTGGATTGACAAGAGAAAGAGCAGGCTTTGAAGTAAGAGACGTTCATTACACACATTATGGCAGACTATGTCCAATTGAAACACCTGAGGGTCCAAACATCGGTCTGATTTCTTCATTGACGATTTTTGCAAGAGTTAATCGTTATGGTTTCCTTGAAACACCTTACAGAAAAGTTGGCAAAGGTAAAGTAACAAAGGACGTTGAATTTTTAAGTGCTGAGCAGGAAGATATTTTTACAATTGCTCAGGCAAATGCATTACTAGATGAACAGTCAAGATTTGTTAGAGAAAGAGTTAAGTCAAGATTAAAAGGTGAATTTCCGATAGTAGCTCCCGATCAGGTAGAATACATGGATGTTGCCCCAGCACAAATTGTAAGCCCTGCTGCTGCACTTATTCCTTTTCTTGAACACGATGATGCGAATAGAGCATTGATGGGATCAAATATGCAACGTCAGGCCGTTCCTCTGTTAAAACCACAGACACCGATCGTTGGTACTGGTATGGAAGGAAGAGTTGCCCGTGATTCAAGAACAATAATCGTTGCTGAAAACAGTGGCGTAATAGAGTTTGTCGATTCTACAAAAATAACCGTCAGATACGATATTAATCCAAACAGCATTGAAGCAATTACTTCTTTCAATGATGTCAGAAGAGTTACTTATAATCTTATAAAGTTTCATGGTACAAACCAGGAAACATCCATAAATCAAAAACCTTATGTCTCAGAAGGACAACGAGTTGAAGAAGGTGATGTATTAGCCGATGGTCAGGCAACCGACCAAGGAGAACTAGCACTTGGTAGGAATGTTCTCGTAGCATTTATGCCCTGGCGTGGTTACAATTTTGAAGATGCTATAATACTCAGCGAAAATCTTGTTAAGAATGATGATTTTACATCTCTGCATATTGAAGAATTCGAGCTTCAGGTTCGCGAGACCAAACGCGGTGAAGAAGAATTAACAAGGGAAATTCCTAATGTTAGCGAAGAAGCTGTTAAAAATCTTGATGAATATGGAATTGTTAGAGAAGGTGCTGAAGTTAAAGAAGGTGATATACTAATAGGAAAAATTACTCCGAAAGGTGAATCGGATCCAACTCCGGAGGAAAAATTACTAAGAGCAATATTCGGAGATAAAGCCGGCGACGTGAAAGATGCTTCATTGAAAGCACCTCCCGGGCTAAGAGGCACTGTAATTAAAACCCGGCTATTTAGCAGAAAGAAAAGAGATGCTGAATCGAAGAAAGCCGAGAAAGCAATGCTCGATAGTCTCGAACACGAACACAATCACAGATTAAAAGAACATTACGCAAAACTTGTTGAAAAACTTACTAAGCTCTGCGAAGGATTAGTTACTACAGGTATAAGAGATCTCGATGGTACTGTTGCGCTAAGAGCTAATACGACAATAAAAGATACCACATTCTCTGCTATCGAAGATGTAACAAAGCTCGATTATACTCTTGATTGGTTCGACAGCAAAAAAACCAATCAGCATATAAAGACTTTATTTAAAAATTATTTCGATAAATCTGCCGAGATTGGTGAAGACTACAAGCGCGAAAAAATTAAGATTGCAAGCGGTGATGAACTTCCACCAGGAATAGTTCAGCTTGCAAAAGTATATGTTGCTAAGAAAAGAAAAGTTTCCGTTGGTGATAAGATGGCAGGAAGACACGGTAATAAAGGTGTAGTAGCAAAAGTAGTTCCTGTTGAAGATATGCCTTTCTTACCAGATGGAACACCGGTTGATATTATTTTGAATCCGCTTGGTGTACCATCCAGAATGAACCTCGGTCAGCTTTACGAAACTGCACTTGGATGGGTTGGTCACAAACTCGGAGTAAAATTTGCAACTCCGATTTTTGACGGTGCCAAAGTTGAAGACGTCGAAGAATGGCTTGGAAAAGCTGGGCTCGAGTTGGGTTCAAAAACAGATTTGTATGATGGCAGATCAGGTGAGAAATTCCATCAGAAAGTTACCTGTGGATTTATCTATATGATGAAACTAAGCCATCTCGTTGATGATAAGATTCACGCCCGCTCAATTGGACCTTACTCATTAATTACGCAGCAGCCGCTTGGTGGGAAAGCTCAATTTGGCGGTCAGCGTTTTGGTGAAATGGAAGTTTGGGCACTTGAAGGTTACGGTGCTGCATATACATTGCAGGAAATCCTCACGATTAAAAGTGATGACGTTGCTGGAAGAGCAAAAGCGTACGAAGCAGTTGTTAAAGGTGATAACCTGTTGCAGCCGAATATCCCTGAATCGTTTAATGTTTTAATTAAAGAGCTCCAGGGATTAGGGCTCGATGTTACGATTAACTAA
- the rplL gene encoding 50S ribosomal protein L7/L12, translating to MSEKVTQALDIIKGMSLMEAAELKKALEDEFGVTAAAPMMMAGPMGGGAGEAAAVEEKTEFTVVLQNAGEKKINVIKVVRAHTGLGLKEAKDLVDGAPNTVKEGISKDEAEKLKKEFEEAGATVVLK from the coding sequence ATGTCAGAAAAAGTAACACAAGCATTAGATATAATTAAGGGTATGTCCCTTATGGAAGCAGCTGAATTAAAGAAAGCTCTCGAAGATGAATTCGGAGTAACTGCTGCAGCACCAATGATGATGGCTGGACCAATGGGTGGTGGTGCTGGCGAAGCAGCTGCTGTTGAAGAAAAAACAGAATTCACAGTAGTTTTACAGAATGCTGGTGAGAAGAAAATAAACGTTATTAAAGTTGTAAGAGCTCATACCGGTTTAGGATTAAAAGAAGCAAAAGATCTGGTTGATGGTGCCCCAAACACAGTTAAAGAGGGTATCTCAAAAGACGAAGCTGAAAAGCTCAAAAAAGAGTTTGAAGAAGCCGGCGCTACAGTAGTACTGAAATAA
- a CDS encoding 50S ribosomal protein L10 → MNRNEKSEIISEIKELLESSSAVYLTDYHGINVEDISSLRTQFRNEGVRYKVFKNTLVKRALDESGKYDKIADHLTGMTGFAFATKNPLAPAKIISKYFGDKEKLSLKACYVEGEYFDGSQLKALATLPSKNELIAGIMGSLNSPVSGIVGAINAVMRDLVSVVEQISQKQAA, encoded by the coding sequence ATGAACAGAAACGAAAAGTCAGAAATAATTTCTGAGATAAAAGAACTCCTGGAGAGTTCTTCTGCAGTGTACTTAACTGATTATCACGGAATTAATGTCGAAGATATTAGTTCGCTTCGTACGCAGTTTCGAAACGAAGGAGTTCGTTATAAGGTATTTAAAAATACTCTTGTTAAAAGAGCTCTTGATGAATCAGGCAAGTACGATAAAATTGCAGATCACTTAACTGGAATGACCGGATTTGCTTTTGCTACAAAGAATCCGCTCGCACCGGCAAAAATCATCAGTAAATATTTTGGTGATAAAGAAAAACTTTCTCTCAAAGCCTGCTACGTTGAGGGCGAGTATTTCGATGGAAGCCAGCTAAAAGCATTAGCAACACTTCCAAGCAAGAATGAATTGATAGCAGGAATAATGGGCTCTCTAAATTCGCCTGTATCAGGAATTGTCGGAGCCATCAATGCAGTAATGAGAGATCTTGTCAGTGTCGTCGAACAAATTTCTCAAAAGCAAGCAGCATAA